The following is a genomic window from Pseudomonas lurida.
CATTGCTGTACTGAAAAGTGATGCCCGTCTGGCGAAATACGCTACCCAGGCTTAAGCTCGACCAGCCCGCGCCTTCCAAGGCGCGGGTTTTATTTTTGGACCCGCCTCCTCCTTGGGTCTTTATTATTTCCGACTTAAGTTGCCCCTATGCTCAAACGCTTTGCCTGGATGGCACTCTTTGCCTGCGCCCCGCTGTACGCGGCCCCGCATCTTGATGATCAACGTTTGCAGCAACTGGCCAACGATCCGTTCTGGCTGTCCCTCGGCCATTACGAAGCCGGCAAGATCAGTGGCTGGCGCAGTTACGTCAGCGACAAGAAGTTCTTCCTCGCAGCCGACGGTGCCCACCACCCGGATGCCGAACTCAAGGCCACCGTTAACGCACTCTATGCGCCGGCCAGCCTGGGTGAAAAACACGCCCAATGCGTTTACCCCGCACGTACCCGCTGGCTCAAGGATCAGTTGCACCTCACTGACCTGCCCACCGTGGACTGCACAGAATTCAAGCAATGGTTCAAGGACGTCGCCCCCCACAGCGCGGTGATGATCTTCCCGGCGGCTTACCTCAACAGCCCGTCCTCGATGTTCGGCCACACCCTGCTGCGCATCGACCAGGCCGACGTGCAAAGCAACAACACCGCCCTGCTCAGCTACGCGATCAACTTCGGCGCCTACATCGAAGGCTCCGACAACAGCATCCTCTACGCCTGGAAAGGCCTGATGGGCGGTTATCCCGGCCTGTTCGCCCTGGTGCCTTACCAGGAGAAGCTGTCGGAATACCGCAGCCTCGAGAACCGTGACCTGTGGGAATACCGGCTCAACCTCACGCAAGTCGAGACCGAACGCATGGTCGAGCACGTGTGGGAGCTCAAGCAGATCCAGTTCGACTACTTCTTCTTTGACGAAAACTGCTCGTATCGCCTGCTGGAACTGCTGCAAGTGGCACGTCCTGGCCTGCGCCTGACCGAACAATTCCCTCTCACAGCCATCCCGACCGACACGGTCAAGGCCGTGAAAGACGCCGGCCTGGTGGAGAAAATCGACTACCGGCCCTCCCGTGAACGCGAGTTGCTGGAGCGCGCCAAGCCGCTGGACAGCGACGAGCAGCAATGGGTATTGAAGGTCAGCGACGACCAGAAGCAATTGCAGGAGCCGGCCTTCAAAGCCCTGCCCCGCGAACGCCAGGCCCTGATCATCGACGCCGCCTACCGCCTCGGCCGCTACCGCGCCAACGGCCTGGAACGCGACACCGCACGCTCCCAGCGCAGCTTCGAATTGCTGCGCGCAATCAACCAGAACCCAGCGCCCGACCTCAAGATCACGCCCCCTGGCCTACCGGAAAACGGCCATGAATCGCGCACCTGGCAAGCCGGGATCGGCACCCGGGGCGACAAGGCCTTCGGTGAGTACGGCCTGCGCATGGCCTACCACGACCTCAACGACAACGCCGAAGGCTTCCCCCTCGGCGCGCAGATCGAAATCCTGCAGATGAAACTGCGCCAGTACGAAGGCAACCATTGGCAACTGCAGCAACTGGACCTGGCCACCATCCGCTCCCTGACCCCACGCAACGCTCTGTTGCAGCCGTGGTCCTGGCAAGTCACCGGCGGCCTTGAGCGGGTACCCGGCAAACACGACGATGAAACCCTGGTCGCCCACGTCAACGGCGGCGCCGGCGGCACCTGGCAACTGCGCGACGACATGCTCGGCTTCGCCCTCGGCACCGTGCGCGTGGAACACAACAACGACTTCAACGAAGCCATTTCCCCGGCGGCAGGGTTCAATACGGGCGTGCTGTGGAAAAACCCACTGGGTAACCTGAGCCTGGAAGCCAAGGGCGACTTCTTCACCAACGGCGAAGTGCGCCGCAGCATCAGCCTGAACCAGCAGTGGGAATTGTCCCGCAACCTGGGCCTGCGCCTGAGTGCACAGCGCGAGTACAGCCATTTGTCGACGCCGGTGAATGAAGTGATGCTCGAAGTGAAGTGGTATCACTACTGATCTGTAGGACCTGGCGAACATCCAATGTGGGAGCGGGCTTGCTCGCGAAAGCAGAGTGTCAGTCACTGGAAACGTGGCTGATACACCGCTTTCGCGGGCAAGCCCGCTCCCACATTGGCTTATGTGTCTGGCCAATGTATGCACAACACCTTTCTCACCTCCCTTTCACATCCCTCCAACGAATCCCCTTCTAGACTCTCCGTATCAGCCGTGAAACGGCCAGGGAGTACGCCATGTGGCGGTATGCGGTAATGCTGTGTGCGGTGGTGGGGTTGGCGGGTTGCCAATCGACTCATCAGGAGTTGCTGGCCAAAGGGTACCCTCCGGCGTTTGCCGACGGTTTTGACGATGGCTGCAGCAGTGGTCGCCAGGCGGCCGGGGTGATTACCGGGGAGTTTCGCAAGAACGTGCCGCGTTACCTGAAGGACCGGCCATACGCCGAAGGCTGGGAAGATGGCTTTCGCCAGTGCAAGGCGATGCGCGAGAACGAGGAACTGCGGGACTATAAGCAGCGCCACTGGGATGACCGGGATCGCGAATGGCAACAGGAGAAAGACCGTGACGCCGCCCGGGCCTATCGCTCGCAATAGGTCGCTTTCAGACATCCATCGAAACTAAAGCACGGCGAACATGGCCCAAACTCCATAGAGGGAGAATGTCATGAGCCGAGCTTTTGTTAACGAGGACAACGCCGCCGCCCAGGCCGACCAGCCGGTAGAGCGTCAGGTCAGCGAGCAACCCAATCGCCTCACCGCGCAAGGCTTGGCGCAGTTGCAGGCCAAGGTTGCGCAGCTACAGAGCGAGTACAGTGCCGAATCCGCCAGGGGCGAACAGGCCGATAAACAACGCCAGGCCGATCTTGAACGGGATTTGCGTTACTTCAATCAGCGGGTGCAAAGCGCCCAAGTCGTGGCGCCGGCCACCTCCACCGACAAGGTGCAGATCGGCAGTTGGGTGACCTTCGCCAATGAGCAGGACGAGCAGCAGCGCATTCAATTGGTCGGTGAAGACCAGGCCGATGCCGGCGCCGGCTTGATCAACTGGGGCTCTCCCCTGGGCCGTGCCTTGTTGGGCGCCCAAGTCGGCGACGAGGTCCTGTGGCAACGCCCCGTCGGCGATCAGTTGATCGAAGTGCTGCGCATCGAAGCCGAGGCTTAGACGATGCCTTGGGCCAGCATCGCGTCGGCGACTTTCACAAAGCCTGCGATGTTGGCGCCTTTGACGTAGTTGACCCGGCCGTTTTCTTCGCCGTAATGCACGCAGGCATGGTGGATCGATTGCATGATGTGGTGCAGCTTGCTGTCCACTTCACCCGCCGTCCACAGCAGGCGCATGGCGTTCTGCGACATTTCCAGGCCACTCACCGCGACGCCACCGGCATTGGACGCCTTGCCCGGCGCGAACAGAATGCCCGCCTCGATAAAGATATCCACCGCCTCAAGGGTGGTCGGCATGTTGGCGCCCTCGGCCACGCAGACGCAGCCATTGCGCAACAGCGTGCGGGCGGCTTCGGCGTCGAGTTCGTTCTGGGTCGCGCAAGGCAGCGCGATGTCGCAGGCCAGTTCCCACGGGCTTTTGCCCTTGCGGAATTCCAGGCCGAAACGCTCGGCCAGTTCGCTGATGCGGCCGCGCTGCACGTTCTTCAGCTCCAGCAGCGCTGACCATTGCGCTTCGGTCAAGCCGCTTTCGGCGTACAGGGTGCCTTCGGAGTCGGACAGGGAAATGACCTTGCCGCCCAGGTCCATCACTTTGCGTGCGGCGTATTGCGCCACGTTGCCGGAGCCGGACACCGCGACACGCTTGCCTTCTACCCGCTGGTGGTTGCGCTTGAGCATTTCTTCGGCGAAGTACACACAACCGAAACCGGTGGCTTCCGGACGGATCAGGCTGCCGCCATAGGTCATGCCCTTGCCGGTCAACACCGAGGTGAACTGGTTGCTCAGGCGTTTGTACTGGCCGAACAGGAAGCCAATTTCACGGGCGCCCACGCCGATATCGCCGGCCGGCACGTCGACGTCTGCGCCAATGTGGCGGTACAGCTCACTCATGAAGGCCTGGCAGAAGCGCATGACTTCAGCGTCGCTCTTGCCCTTGGGGTCGAAGTCCGAACCGCCTTTGCCGCCGCCCATGGGCAGCGAGGTCAGGGAATTCTTGAAGGTCTGCTCGAAGGCGAGGAATTTCAGCACGCCCAGGTTCACCGACGGGTGGAAACGCAGGCCGCCCTTGTAGGGGCCGATGGCGCTGTTCATCTGGATACGGAAACCGCGATTGACCTGGACCTTGCCGTGATCATCCACCCACGAGACCCGGAATGTAATGGCGCGTTCCGGCTCGCAGATGCGCTCCAGGATGCCCGAGTTCAGGTAGTGGGGGTTGGCTTCAAGGAACGGCCAGAGGCTGCGCAGGACTTCTTCCACGGCCTGGTGGAATTCTGGCTGGTCGGGGTCGCGTTTCTTGAGGCGGGCAAGGAAGGATTCGACGGATTCGATCATGAAATGTCTCGGCAAATTGATTGTTTTTAAATGAGATTGAGCCGGACTTTAGCAATTCATGTCGCACCGCGACAGGGCAAAATGTCGCCTTTGTGAATTTAAATGGTGCATTAGATATAAATAGCACTGTTTTTTTGCCCCTTAACAGGGATTTGAACCCGAGACATGCACCACCCGTGAAACCGCTACCGCAGGCAAGCCAGCTCCCACATTTGACAGCGTGCGCCGCTGCACATCGGTCGAGTGTGGGAGCTGGCTTGCCTGCGATGAAGTCACTTTGGCGCACCTGAATTGCACCCACAAAAAACGGAGCCCGAAGGCTCCGTTCTTTCACGCCACCAACCTGAATCAGGCCAGTTTTTTGTGCCGTACACGGTGCGGCTGGGCCGCTGCATCGCCCAGGCGCTTTTTACGGTCCGCTTCGTACTCGGTGTAGTTACCTTCGAAGAACACCGCTTGCGAGTCGTCCTCGTACGCCAGGATATGCGTCGCGACGCGGTCAAGGAACCACCGATCGTGAGAGATCACAATGGCAGCGCCCGGGAAGTCCAGCAGGGCTTCTTCCAGGGAACGCAGGGTTTCAACGTCGAGGTCGTTGGAAGGTTCGTCGAGCAGCAGGACGTTGCCACCCTCCTTCAGGGTCAAGGCCAGGTGCAAGCGACCGCGCTCACCACCGGACAGGTCCTTGACGAATTTCTGCTGGTCGCCGCCCTTGAAGTTGAAACGCCCCACGTAGGTGCGTGACGGGATTTCATAGTTGCCGATGCGGATCTGGTCGGAACCGTCGGAGATCTGCTGGAACACCGTCTTGCTGCCATCGAGGTCGTCGCGGCTCTGGTCCACACAGGCCAGTTGCACGGTTTCGCCGATCTCGATGCTGCCGGAGTCCGGGGTTTCCTTGCCCATCAGCATGCGGAACAGGGTGGATTTACCCGCACCGTTACCACCGATAACGCCGACGATCGCGCCTTTTGGCATGGAGAACGACAGGTTGTCGATCAGCACGCGGTCGCCATAGCCTTTGGAAACGTTCTTGAACTCGATGACCTTGTCACCCAGGCGCGGGCCGGCCGGGATGTAGATCTCGTTGGTCTCGCTGCGCTTCTGGAATTCCTGCGACTGCATTTCTTCAAAGCGTTGCAGACGTGCCTTGGACTTGGACTGGCGGGCCTTGGCGCCTTTGCGCACCCATTCCAGTTCTTCCTTCATGGCTTTTTCGTGGGCCGATTGCTGCTTGGATTCGGCCGCCAGACGGTCGGACTTGGCTTCCAGCCAACCGGAGTAGTTGCCCTCGTAAGGGATACCGGCGCCACGGTCGAGCTCGAGGATCCAACCCGCAACGTTGTCCAGGAAGTAACGGTCGTGCGTGATCGCAACCACAGTGCCCGGGAAGTCGTGGAGGAAATGTTCCAGCCAGGCGACGGAATCGGCGTCCAAGTGGTTGGTGGGTTCGTCGAGCAGCAGCATGTCGGGGGCCGACAGCAGCAGGCGGCACAGGGCCACACGACGCTTCTCACCACCGGACAGGTGTTCGACCTTGGCATCCCAGGCCGGCAGGCGCAGCGCGTCGGCGGCGACTTCCAGCTGGCGCTCCAGGTTGTGACCGTCGCCGGCCTGCAGGATCGCTTCGAGCTTGGCCTGTTCGGCGGCAAGCTTGTCGAAGTCGGCATCTGGCTCGGCGTAAGCGGCGTAGACCTCATCCAGGCGCGCCTGGGCGTCCTTGATCACGCTGACGGCTTCCTCGACCACTTCACGCACGGTCTTGGCCGGGTCCAATTGAGGCTCTTGCGGCAGGTAGCCGATGTTCAGCTCAGGCATCGGGCGGGCTTCGCCTTCGAACTCGGTGTCGACGCCGGCCATGATTTTCAGCAACGTGGACTTACCCGAACCGTTGAGGCCGAGCACGCCGATCTTGGCGCCAGGGAAGAAGGACAGCGAAATGTTTTTCAGGATTTCCCGCTTCGGAGGGACAACTTTACCCAGCCGATGCATGGTGAAGACGTATTGAGCCAAAATGTGGACCTCATGAAAAAGTGAGAACAGGCCTACGTAGCGTCATGGCGCTGTACATAGCATTGCGAATCCTCAAGGTTAACCTAAGTGGCCGAGCGTATCGAAATCTATCTGTTAGATTAGCCGGCCATCCCCCCCCAGCGGCTTCAGGAAACACCCTTCATGCTCAGCGTCATGTCTGCACTCGGGTTGCTGCTGTTAATGCCGGGCCCCACCAACACGCTGCTGTTGCGCTCGGGCTTGCTCACCGGGTTCAGGCGCGCCTGGCCACTGAGCCTGCTGGAGTGCCTGGCGTACCTGCTGCAGATATCCTTCTGGGGCTACCTGCTCAGCCATCTGGGCGACAGCGCGCCCTGGGGGCTGAAGCTCGTGCAGTTCGCTTCGGTGTGTTATTTGATCAGGACTTCGTACCTGCTGTGGTGCAATCCCGACGAAACACTCAAATCCGCGCCTGAAGCCCGCGTATCCCGGCTCCACTTCTTTTTACTGACGTTGATCAACCCCAAGGGCTTGCTGATCGTCTCGTTTATCGTCCCGATGCAGACATTTGCCGACTTGAGCCTTTATATGCAGTTTGTCGCGCAATTCACGCTGGTGGTGATACCGGTGGGGTGCACCTGGGTGTTGTTCGGTGCTCGCATCAAAAGGGGCGAATACACCTGGTTGACGCCGCACACGATCAACCGCACGGCCTCTGTGGTTATCTGCGTATTTACGCTGGCGATCCTGTCGCGGCTGGCGGGCAGCCTGATCAGCACCGGCGGCGTGCTTTAGTCCCGCCAGGCGGGGCTGGCACTTTGCCACAAGTCAAGGCATGCTAGCCGCCCTCCGGGCGTCCGGCTTATAGTGCACGTCGCGCGCCAGTCCAGCCAAACCGCAGGATCACAGCTTGTCCAAAGTCACGCCGCCAACTCCCCTGCGCGCCGCTCATATAGCGCCGGGAGCGCCCCTGCACGGCACCTTCAAAGGCGCGTTGGCGACGCTTGTCCTCATGCTGCTCGCCTTATTGTTCTGGCAACTGCTCGACCAGCTGCAGCAAAACCAGAAGAATCAACAGCAATACACCATCGACTACAGCGCCGACCTGGCAGAACAAATCAGCCTGAACATGGCCCTGAGCGCAAAAATCGCGCTGAACCTGCTGCCGATGGTCGAGCCGCCGCGCGACAGCGAACAACAGCTGGCATTGATGCGCACCTTGCAACGCTCGCTGCCGGAACTGCGCAGCGTCGCCCTGCTCGCCCCCAGCGGCGCGATGATCAGTGACAGCGCCACTGACAGCCAGGACAGCGCCTTGCTGGAAGAGCTGGCACAGCGCAGCCACGCCCAATCCTATTACCTGAGCAACAGCAACGACGGCACCATCATCTACCTGTTGCTGCACCAGCCCAGCGGCGGCTCGCGCATGTACTGGGTGTTGCGCCTGGCGCCCACTTACCTGGCCAACCTCACCCGCCAGGACGGCCAGGGCCACCGCCCGATGTGGGTCATCGAGAATCGCGTCAACCACCGCGTGATCAGCCGCGACAGCGGCATGCCCGCCCAATGGGCCGGCGCCCTCACCCCGGACGAGCTGAATAAAAGCGTACTGGTCACTCCCCTGAGCAAAAGCGACTGGCAATTGCGCGGGCTGTTCGACCGTACTGCGGTGCTGGAGGAACTGCTGCCGGCGTTTATCGGCAAGTGCCTATTGGGCCTGGCGTTCTCGCTGATCCCGGTGATCGTGCTACTGAACATGCGCCGCCGCCAGCGCCAAGTGCATGAAGGGCGGCGGCGCTACCAGGACATTTTCGAAGGCACCGGCGTGGCCTTGTGCGTGCTTGACCTGTCGGGCCTGAACGCGTTCTTCGACAGGACTCAACTGGAGACCCGCGAGCAACTGCACGCCTGGCTGCAGGACAACCCCGACGAACGCCAGCAACTGCTCAAGGAGTTGCGCATCACCGAGGTCAACCAGGTGGCGGTGCGCCTATTGAACGTAGGCTCCTGCGAAGAAGCATGGGAACGCCTGATCGATGACTGCCCGCGCAACGCCACGTCCATCGGCTACCAGATCCTCGAAGCCGTCCTGACCCAACAGCACCAGTTGGAGCTGGAGATCCAGCTCAAGGACGTGGCCGGCAACGAGCAATACCTGTGGCTGGTGATGCGTTTGCCGGAGCAGCAGGACGATTTCAAGGCCGTGATCCTCAGCATCAGCGATATCACCAGCCGCAAGCTGATCGAACTGTCGCTGGTGGAGCGTGAGAGCTTCTGGTCGGACGTGGTGCGCACCGTGCCCGACCACCTGTACGTGCAGGACGTGATCAGCCAGCGGATGATTTTCAGCAACCACCATTTGGGCCACACCCTCGGCTATAACAAGGCCGAACTGCAGCAAATGGGCGAGTACTTCTGGGAAATCCTGCTGCACCCCGAGGATGGCGAGCATTACCACGACCTGCGCCAGCAGCAACGCCAGGTTGGCTACACCACCCAACTGCAATGCCAGCTGCGTTTCCGCCACCGCAACAACCAATGGCGGCGCTTTGATATCCGCGAGCAAGCCCTGGCCCGCGACAAGACCGCGCAAATCACCCGCATCATCGGCGTGGCCAAGGACATCACCGACCAGATCGAAGCCAGCGAATCCCTGCGCGACAGCGAGCAGCGCTACCGCATGCTCGCTGAAAGCATCAGCGACGTGATCTGCTCCACCGACAGCCAGTTGGTGCTCAACTATATAAGCCCCTCGGTCAACGCCGTGCTGGGCTATGACGTGGACTGGGTGTTCAAGAACGGCTGGCAGTCGATCATCGCCAACCCGCAGCAACTGACCGGCATTTATAGCCTGGTGGAACAAGTCAGCCGCGCATTGGGCGATATCGACGCACTGAACAAACTGCGCGATGAGATTCAAACCCAGCTGTTCCTGTTCGACTGCCTGCGCGCAGACGGTCGCAAGGTGCCGATCGAGCTGCGCATGGTGCTGGTGTGGGACGAACACGGCGCCTTCGAAGGCATCCTTGGCGTGGGCCGCGATATCAGCCAGCAACGCCGCGCCGAGAAAGACCTGCGCATGGCCGCTACGGTATTCGAGCACTCCACTTCGGCGATCCTGATCACCGACCCCGCAGGCTATATCGTGCAGGCCAACGAGGCGTTCAGCCGGGTCAGTGGCTATGCCGTGAGCGATGTACTCGACCAGTTACCGAACATGCTCACCGTCGACGAACAGCAGGAAGCCCATCTGCGCTACGTGCTCAAGCAGTTGCACCAGCACAGCACCTGGGAAGGCGAGGTGTGGCTCAAGCGTCGCAACGGCGAGCATTACCCCGCGTGGGTCGGCATTACCGCCGTGTTCGACGATGAAGGCGACCTGGCCAGCTATGTGTGTTTCTTCAGCGACATCAGCGAGCGCAAGGCCAGCGAGCAGCGCATCCACCGCCTGGCCTACTACGACGCCCTGACCCACCTGCCCAACCGCACGCTGTTCCAGGACCGCCTGCACACCGCGCTGCAGTCCGCCGAACGGCAGAAGTCGTGGGTGGTGTTGATGTTCCTCGACCTCGACCGTTTCAAACCGATCAACGACTCCCTGGGCCACGCCGCCGGCGACCGCATGCTCAAGGAAATGGCCACGCGCCTGCTGGGTTGCGTGGCCGAGGACGACACCGTGGCGCGCATGGGGGGCGACGAGTTCACCTTGCTCCTGCAACCCCGGGTCAGCCGCGAAATGGCACTGAACCGTGCGATTCACGTGGCCGAGCAGATCCTCGCGAGCCTGGTGAAGCCTTTCGTGCTAGAGGGCCGCGAGTTCTTTGTGACCGCCAGTATCGGCATCGCCCTCAGCCCGCAGGACGGCAATGAGCTGAGCCAGCTGATGAAAAACGCCGACACCGCGATGTACCACGCCAAGGAACGCGGCAAGAACAACTTCCAGTTCTACCAGGCGGACATGAACGCCAGTGCCCTGGAACGGCTCGAGCTGGAAAGCGATTTGCGCCATGCCCTGGACCAGAACGAATTCGTGCTCTATTACCAACCGCAGTTCAGCGGCGACGGCAAACGCCTGACCGGCGCCGAAGCCTTGCTGCGCTGGCGTCACCCACGCCGCGGCCTGGTGCCACCGGGCGACTTCATTCCGGTGCTGGAAGAGTTGGGCCTGGTCGTGGACGTGGGCGACTGGGTGATCAGCGAAGCCTGTCGCCAGCTCAAGACCTGGCACCAGAACAAGGTGCGCGTGCCGAAAGTCTCGGTGAACATCTCCGCACGGCAGTTCTCCGACGGCCAGTTGGGCACGCGCATCGCCACCATTCTCAAGGACACCGGCCTGCCGCCGGCATGCCTGGAGCTGGAGCTGACCGAAAGTATCCTGATGCGCGAAGTGAACGAGGCCATGCAGATCCTCGACAGCCTGAAAAACCTGGGCCTGAGCATTGCGGTCGACGACTTTGGCACGGGTTATTCATCGCTCAACTACCTCAAGCAATTCCCCATCGACGTGTTGAAGATCGACCGCACGTTCGTGGATGGCCTGCCCTCCGGCGAACAGGATGCGCAGATCGCCCGCGCCATTATTGCCATGGCCCACAGCCTCAACCTGGCGGTAATCGCCGAGGGTGTGGAAACCCATGAGCAGTTGGACTTCCTGCGCGAACATGGCTGCGATGAAGTGCAGGGCTACCTGTTCGGGCGGCCGATGCCGGCGAATCGGTTCGAAGCGCAGTTCAGTAATGACGCGCTGTTCATGTTCGACTGAAACCCTGCAGTGGAGCCACCGGCCTCATCGCGGGCAAGCCCGGTTCCCACAGGGGAATGCCTTGCCGATGTGGGCGCTGGCTTGCCTGCGATGGCGCCAGCGCAGGCACCGCTTATCCCCAGATGAGCCCCACTTGTCCGCGACATGATGTCCTTTCATATGCCATCTAAAACCCATTGGGTTAGAATGCCCTCCTTTTCTGCCCCCGATCCTTGAGGACCGCCATGTTCAGCCGTGATTTGACTATTGCCAAGTACGACGCCGATCTCTTCGCCGCCATGGAGCAAGAAGCCGTGCGCCAGGAAGAGCACATTGAGCTGATCGCTTCGGAAAACTACACCAGCCCTGCGGTGATGGAGGCTCAAGGTTCGGTTCTGACCAACAAGTACGCCGAAGGCTACCCAGGCAAGCGCTACTACGGTGGTTGCGAGTACGTCGACGTGGTTGAGCAACTGGCCATCGACCGTGCAAAAGAACTGTTCGGCGCCGATTACGCCAACGTCCAGCCACACGCCGGCTCCCAAGCCAACAGCGCCGTGTACCTGGCCCTGCTGCAAGGCGGCGACACCATCCTGGGCATGAGCCTGGCCCACGGCGGTCACCTGACCCACGGCGCCAGCGTTTCCTCCTCCGGCAAGCTGTACAACGCCGTTCAATACGGTATCGATGCCAACGGCCTGATCGACTACGACGAAGTCGAGCGCCTGGCGGTCGAGCACAAGCCAAAAATGATCGTGGCCGGTTTCTCTGCCTACTCGCAGATCCTGGACTTCCCACGCTTTCGCGCTATCGCCGACAAGGTTGGCGCCTACCTGTTCGTCGACATGGCTCACGTAGCAGGCCTGGTCGCTGCTGGCGTCTACCCGAACCCGGTGCCTTACGCTGACGTGGTGACCACCACCACCCACAAGACCCTGCGCGGCCCGCGTGGCGGCCTGATCCTGGCGCGCGCCAACGCCGAGATCGAGAAAAAGCTGAACTCCGCTGTATTCCCGGGCGCCCAAGGTGGCCCGCTGGAGCACGTGATCGCCGCCAAGGCGATCTGCTTCAAGGAAGCGCTGCAGCCTGAGTTCAAGACTTACCAGCAACAAGTGGTGAAAAACGCCCAGACCATGGCCAGCGTGTTTATCGAACGCGGCTTCGACGTGGTATCCGGCGGTACTGAGAACCACCTGTTCCTGCTGTCGCTGATCAAGCAGGACATTTCCGGTAAGGATGCTGACGCTGCCTTGGGCAAAGCCTTCATCACCGTGAACAAGAACTCCGTGCCGAACGACCCACGTTCGCCGTTCGTCACCTCCGGCCTGCGCTTCGGCACCCCGGCTGTGACCACCCGTGGTTTCAAGGAAGCGGAGTGCAAGGAACTGGCTGGCTGGATCTGCGACATCCTGGCAGACCTGAACAACGAAGCCGTGATCGACGCGGTACGTGAGAAGGTCAAGGCCATCTGCAAAAAGCTGCCGGTATACGGCGCTTGATAGCAGTTGCTTGAACAAGAAGCCCGGCGCTAGAGCCGGGCTTTTTTATGCCTGAAAATACTGCGCTTCCACTCTGAAATGAGTGCTGGCTTGCCTGCGAGAGCGGCCTGTCAGCTGGCACATCAGGGGCCGCCCCACCGCAATTGCTGGCAAGCCAGCTCCCACAGTGGGCCGTGTCTCAAGTCAGGGCTGGTAAACCTTGGCAAAGCCTTCGCGAATCTTTTGCTCCGGCAACTCATCGGCAATAAACACGATCACGCTTTCGCGCACCTCGCCTTCGGCCCACTCGGTATCCCAATCGAAGCCGTACAACTTCAGCACGCCCTGGAACACCATGCGCCGGTCCTCCCCAG
Proteins encoded in this region:
- a CDS encoding bifunctional diguanylate cyclase/phosphodiesterase, with the translated sequence MSKVTPPTPLRAAHIAPGAPLHGTFKGALATLVLMLLALLFWQLLDQLQQNQKNQQQYTIDYSADLAEQISLNMALSAKIALNLLPMVEPPRDSEQQLALMRTLQRSLPELRSVALLAPSGAMISDSATDSQDSALLEELAQRSHAQSYYLSNSNDGTIIYLLLHQPSGGSRMYWVLRLAPTYLANLTRQDGQGHRPMWVIENRVNHRVISRDSGMPAQWAGALTPDELNKSVLVTPLSKSDWQLRGLFDRTAVLEELLPAFIGKCLLGLAFSLIPVIVLLNMRRRQRQVHEGRRRYQDIFEGTGVALCVLDLSGLNAFFDRTQLETREQLHAWLQDNPDERQQLLKELRITEVNQVAVRLLNVGSCEEAWERLIDDCPRNATSIGYQILEAVLTQQHQLELEIQLKDVAGNEQYLWLVMRLPEQQDDFKAVILSISDITSRKLIELSLVERESFWSDVVRTVPDHLYVQDVISQRMIFSNHHLGHTLGYNKAELQQMGEYFWEILLHPEDGEHYHDLRQQQRQVGYTTQLQCQLRFRHRNNQWRRFDIREQALARDKTAQITRIIGVAKDITDQIEASESLRDSEQRYRMLAESISDVICSTDSQLVLNYISPSVNAVLGYDVDWVFKNGWQSIIANPQQLTGIYSLVEQVSRALGDIDALNKLRDEIQTQLFLFDCLRADGRKVPIELRMVLVWDEHGAFEGILGVGRDISQQRRAEKDLRMAATVFEHSTSAILITDPAGYIVQANEAFSRVSGYAVSDVLDQLPNMLTVDEQQEAHLRYVLKQLHQHSTWEGEVWLKRRNGEHYPAWVGITAVFDDEGDLASYVCFFSDISERKASEQRIHRLAYYDALTHLPNRTLFQDRLHTALQSAERQKSWVVLMFLDLDRFKPINDSLGHAAGDRMLKEMATRLLGCVAEDDTVARMGGDEFTLLLQPRVSREMALNRAIHVAEQILASLVKPFVLEGREFFVTASIGIALSPQDGNELSQLMKNADTAMYHAKERGKNNFQFYQADMNASALERLELESDLRHALDQNEFVLYYQPQFSGDGKRLTGAEALLRWRHPRRGLVPPGDFIPVLEELGLVVDVGDWVISEACRQLKTWHQNKVRVPKVSVNISARQFSDGQLGTRIATILKDTGLPPACLELELTESILMREVNEAMQILDSLKNLGLSIAVDDFGTGYSSLNYLKQFPIDVLKIDRTFVDGLPSGEQDAQIARAIIAMAHSLNLAVIAEGVETHEQLDFLREHGCDEVQGYLFGRPMPANRFEAQFSNDALFMFD
- the glyA gene encoding serine hydroxymethyltransferase encodes the protein MFSRDLTIAKYDADLFAAMEQEAVRQEEHIELIASENYTSPAVMEAQGSVLTNKYAEGYPGKRYYGGCEYVDVVEQLAIDRAKELFGADYANVQPHAGSQANSAVYLALLQGGDTILGMSLAHGGHLTHGASVSSSGKLYNAVQYGIDANGLIDYDEVERLAVEHKPKMIVAGFSAYSQILDFPRFRAIADKVGAYLFVDMAHVAGLVAAGVYPNPVPYADVVTTTTHKTLRGPRGGLILARANAEIEKKLNSAVFPGAQGGPLEHVIAAKAICFKEALQPEFKTYQQQVVKNAQTMASVFIERGFDVVSGGTENHLFLLSLIKQDISGKDADAALGKAFITVNKNSVPNDPRSPFVTSGLRFGTPAVTTRGFKEAECKELAGWICDILADLNNEAVIDAVREKVKAICKKLPVYGA